The proteins below are encoded in one region of Candidatus Dormiibacterota bacterium:
- a CDS encoding methyltransferase domain-containing protein yields MSPSFAEIAPRYDALRPLSAGDHARLQTMLQEAALQPGDSVVEVGCGTGRMILPLSAMTPAGVTGVDTETRMLDVARAKDAAGRIDWIRGSAYRLPLDDGAAALVMMVMLVHLLRQRVRAFTEARRILRPGGQLSLWTFTPRHVEEFYLNPYFPSIAVIDRPRFPSVKVLSAELRRAGFEEVRIEVMDEPRQLDIADVVDRVRGRYISTLAMLPPLEYRLGLQQLEEMLAQDRTIRLTQRSEWAIFTARK; encoded by the coding sequence ATGTCCCCGTCATTTGCCGAGATCGCACCACGATATGACGCGCTGCGGCCGCTCTCTGCGGGCGACCATGCGCGGCTGCAAACCATGCTGCAGGAGGCGGCGTTGCAGCCCGGCGACTCGGTGGTCGAGGTCGGCTGTGGTACGGGGCGGATGATCCTGCCCCTGTCGGCGATGACGCCGGCCGGTGTGACCGGGGTCGACACCGAGACGCGCATGCTCGATGTCGCGCGCGCCAAAGACGCCGCCGGCCGTATCGATTGGATTCGTGGCAGCGCCTACCGCTTGCCCCTGGACGATGGGGCCGCCGCGCTGGTGATGATGGTCATGCTGGTCCATCTGCTGCGCCAGCGGGTGCGCGCCTTTACGGAGGCGCGGCGCATCCTCCGACCCGGTGGCCAGTTGAGCCTCTGGACCTTCACCCCGCGGCACGTCGAGGAGTTCTATCTGAATCCTTACTTTCCGAGCATCGCCGTGATCGACCGGCCACGGTTTCCCTCGGTGAAGGTGCTGAGCGCCGAGCTGCGACGCGCCGGCTTCGAGGAGGTGCGGATCGAGGTGATGGACGAGCCCCGACAACTGGACATCGCCGACGTCGTCGACCGGGTGCGCGGCCGCTACATTTCGACGCTGGCCATGCTGCCGCCGCTCGAGTACCGACTGGGTCTGCAGCAACTCGAGGAGATGCTGGCGCAGGATCGCACGATCCGGCTGACGCAGCGCTCCGAGTGGGCGATCTTCACCGCCCGGAAATGA
- the ftsH gene encoding ATP-dependent zinc metalloprotease FtsH translates to MRGRNRNIFYFILLAGLLAIIWASYKSFNSIAAPADRTTSELIKAADAGDIKQAVIKGNGTEVDWTDNSGRNFKTTFRDTYQIETKLIADNVNFSTEQPSSSNLLLSVILPNVILFLVIGGFMWYMLRQTQSGNNQAISFGRSRARLLSGDKPAVTFNDVAGVEEAKQELTEIVEFLKFPEKFTALGARIPKGVLMVGPPGTGKTLLSKAVAGEAGVPFFSISGSEFVEMFVGVGASRVRDLFDQAKKNSPCIVFVDEIDAVGRQRGAGLGGGHDEREQTLNQLLVEMDGFETNTHVIVIAATNRPDVLDPALLRPGRFDRHVTLDRPDIRGRRAILEVHARNKPFDGQVDLEVLARQTPGFSGADLSNLINEAAILAARNNKKAIGQLELEEAIARVIAGPERKSRMITEREKNVIAYHEIGHALVAKSLPNADPVHKVSIISRGMALGWTMQLPTEDRYLVSRSELNDDMAVILGGRVAEELIFGDITSGASDDIGKATKLARRMVTEWGMSEKLGPLTFGHKEELVFLGRDLGEQRNYSEEVAGEIDQEVHRLVDAGYQRAKKILTERRDKLVQLAEYLKTEETIEGWQMDAVINSPDGKVPPVPERPKAETPRPAPTQPKADDRGPEIPPGRLEPTPA, encoded by the coding sequence ATGAGAGGCCGAAACCGCAACATTTTCTACTTCATCCTGCTCGCTGGTTTGCTGGCAATCATCTGGGCGAGCTACAAGAGCTTCAACAGCATCGCCGCGCCAGCCGATAGGACGACCTCCGAGCTGATCAAGGCGGCGGACGCTGGCGATATCAAGCAGGCCGTGATCAAGGGAAACGGGACGGAGGTCGATTGGACCGACAACAGCGGCAGAAACTTCAAGACGACCTTCCGCGACACCTACCAGATCGAGACGAAGCTGATCGCAGACAACGTCAACTTCAGCACCGAGCAGCCGAGCTCGTCCAACCTGCTGCTCTCGGTCATCCTGCCGAACGTCATCCTCTTCCTGGTGATCGGCGGCTTCATGTGGTACATGCTCCGCCAGACGCAAAGCGGCAACAACCAGGCGATCTCGTTCGGTCGCAGCCGCGCTCGTCTGCTCAGCGGTGACAAGCCGGCCGTCACCTTCAACGACGTCGCCGGGGTGGAGGAGGCCAAGCAGGAGCTCACAGAGATCGTCGAGTTCCTCAAGTTTCCGGAGAAATTCACCGCGCTCGGCGCCCGCATCCCCAAGGGCGTGCTGATGGTCGGCCCGCCCGGCACCGGGAAGACGCTGCTGTCCAAGGCGGTCGCCGGCGAAGCGGGCGTCCCCTTCTTCAGCATCTCGGGCTCCGAGTTCGTCGAGATGTTCGTCGGCGTCGGCGCCTCGCGCGTCCGTGACCTCTTCGACCAGGCGAAGAAGAACTCGCCGTGCATCGTCTTCGTCGACGAGATCGACGCCGTGGGCCGCCAGCGCGGCGCCGGCCTCGGCGGTGGCCACGACGAGCGCGAGCAAACCCTCAACCAGCTGCTCGTGGAGATGGACGGCTTTGAGACCAATACCCACGTGATCGTGATCGCGGCCACCAACCGGCCGGACGTCCTCGACCCGGCGCTGTTACGGCCCGGCCGTTTCGACCGTCATGTGACGCTGGATCGACCCGACATCCGCGGCCGCCGTGCGATCCTCGAGGTGCACGCTCGCAACAAGCCATTCGATGGACAGGTCGACCTCGAAGTCCTGGCTCGCCAGACGCCAGGCTTCAGCGGCGCCGACTTGAGCAACCTTATTAATGAGGCGGCGATTCTTGCTGCCCGCAACAACAAGAAGGCGATCGGCCAGCTCGAGCTCGAGGAAGCGATCGCGCGTGTCATCGCGGGCCCCGAGCGGAAATCGCGGATGATCACCGAGCGGGAGAAGAACGTGATCGCCTATCACGAGATCGGCCACGCGCTGGTGGCGAAGTCATTGCCGAATGCCGACCCGGTGCACAAGGTCTCGATCATCTCGCGCGGCATGGCCCTCGGCTGGACGATGCAGCTGCCAACGGAGGACCGCTACCTGGTCTCTCGCAGCGAGCTCAACGATGACATGGCCGTCATCCTCGGCGGCCGCGTCGCGGAAGAGCTCATCTTCGGCGACATCACGTCGGGCGCCTCCGACGACATCGGCAAGGCCACCAAGCTGGCGCGCCGCATGGTCACCGAATGGGGCATGTCCGAGAAGCTCGGTCCCTTGACCTTCGGGCACAAGGAAGAGCTCGTGTTCCTCGGTCGCGACCTCGGCGAGCAGCGGAACTACAGCGAAGAGGTCGCCGGCGAGATCGACCAGGAAGTGCACCGCCTCGTCGATGCCGGCTACCAACGCGCCAAGAAGATCCTGACGGAGCGCCGCGACAAGCTCGTCCAGCTGGCGGAGTACCTGAAGACCGAAGAAACGATCGAGGGCTGGCAGATGGACGCTGTCATCAACTCGCCCGACGGCAAGGTGCCGCCCGTTCCCGAGCGGCCCAAGGCCGAAACGCCGCGCCCGGCCCCCACCCAGCCGAAGGCCGACGATCGCGGGCCCGAGATCCCGCCCGGCCGCCTGGAGCCCACGCCCGCTTAA
- the tilS gene encoding tRNA lysidine(34) synthetase TilS — protein sequence MMLPSRVAIAISLHHVFEPGERVVVAVSGGPDSLALLSILREILPAVPLHLTVAHFDHGWRADSKDDRDFVASMAATWGYAFHTARADDDTPHTESAARTARYAFLRQTAAETNSTAIAMGHTQDDQVETLLLHLLRGSGSRGLGAMRRRHADLARPLLDISRKDIEAYLSRLHLTPRRDPSNEDPRFTRNRLRQQVLPAIDAFDPAARELLARTADILSEEDRFLDDAIAQVPADLARDRVAFAKLPPALQRRVIRQLVPDAGFVEVEALRRGEPPAGAVPNPQPPARLTVRTCTCDPVAFRARDQVGHLDGDLVQLPLVVATRRPGDRMRPLGLEQAKRLQDILVDAHVPRHLRDTLPVVSDCEEIVWIPGVTVAESKRVTSATLRQLHLEIERR from the coding sequence ATGATGCTCCCCAGCAGGGTCGCCATCGCCATCAGCCTCCATCACGTCTTCGAGCCGGGCGAGCGCGTCGTCGTCGCGGTCTCGGGCGGACCAGACTCGCTCGCACTCCTCTCGATCTTGCGGGAGATCCTTCCGGCCGTTCCCCTGCACCTCACCGTGGCCCATTTCGACCACGGCTGGCGTGCCGACAGCAAGGACGACCGCGACTTCGTGGCGTCGATGGCGGCGACGTGGGGTTACGCGTTCCATACCGCTCGCGCGGATGACGACACACCGCACACCGAGAGCGCCGCGCGCACCGCCCGCTATGCCTTCCTGCGACAGACGGCCGCCGAGACCAACAGCACAGCCATCGCCATGGGGCACACGCAGGACGACCAGGTCGAAACGCTCCTGCTCCACCTCCTGCGCGGGAGCGGCTCCCGAGGGCTTGGGGCCATGCGACGGCGCCACGCCGACCTGGCGCGGCCACTCCTCGACATCTCGCGAAAGGACATCGAGGCCTACCTGTCGCGACTCCACCTCACCCCACGCCGCGATCCGAGCAACGAGGACCCGCGATTCACCCGCAATCGCCTCCGGCAGCAGGTTCTCCCCGCGATCGACGCCTTTGATCCCGCAGCGCGGGAGTTGTTGGCGCGCACCGCCGACATCCTTAGCGAGGAAGACCGCTTTCTCGACGACGCCATCGCCCAGGTGCCGGCCGACCTCGCGCGCGACCGGGTCGCGTTCGCGAAGCTGCCACCTGCGCTACAGCGCCGCGTCATCCGCCAGCTGGTTCCCGATGCTGGTTTCGTCGAGGTCGAAGCGCTGCGCCGCGGTGAGCCGCCGGCGGGCGCGGTACCGAACCCTCAACCACCCGCCCGTCTGACGGTCAGAACCTGCACCTGCGACCCGGTGGCCTTCAGGGCGCGCGACCAGGTCGGACACCTCGATGGCGACCTCGTCCAGCTACCGCTGGTCGTCGCCACCCGCCGGCCCGGCGACCGGATGCGTCCACTCGGGCTGGAGCAGGCCAAGCGCCTCCAGGACATCCTGGTCGACGCCCACGTCCCGCGACATCTCCGTGACACACTGCCCGTGGTTTCCGACTGCGAAGAAATCGTTTGGATCCCCGGTGTTACGGTCGCCGAGAGCAAGCGCGTCACCTCTGCGACACTCCGCCAGCTGCACCTCGAAATAGAGCGCCGCTGA